A region of Clupea harengus unplaced genomic scaffold, Ch_v2.0.2, whole genome shotgun sequence DNA encodes the following proteins:
- the LOC122131248 gene encoding receptor-type tyrosine-protein phosphatase eta-like yields the protein PHPIRNLTAETLNTTAIELKWDRPEDYQSTYRYQVQISGCTSPNRDASTSEEKIIISSLPPGTSCRFSIYVEVMNGTRGEELNISRYTRPETVQPVISDHTNNSITVSWSRPNGNVESFEVLLNSSSNITRSPLLNSSVNSYEFKDLSAGKIYTATVTTKSGPFSEESEVNTTATYPNPPGDITMKNATTNYIFIKWTPALLMDNSDGFNYTVNISSSSGTTDYSTKALNQTLTNLKSGTPHIICVRTTGPLGLQSESVCSAHITTKPYPISNLRAEPLNTTAMKLKWDQPDEYKDTYKGCGSFSYVWLTDLQSNSVWMFYISCHLGPETVQPVISDHTNNSITVSWSRPNGNVESFEVLLNSSSNITRSLPLNSSINSYEFKDLSAGKIYTATVTTNSGPFSQESEVTTNATYPNPPRDIFIKKKTTKSIFVEWAPAFFMDDSDGFNYTVIISSSSGTADYSTKASYQNLTNLSSGTPHVICLRTTGPLGLQSESVCSEHVTTRPESVKSVQVDIVKETYMRWKWAPPPDSKDGYYYRVNLTNELDNINLTDVTNDLKLEFKQLIPGARYNITVTTFTSDGTDGSPVNNSACTDTSGLTEDQLKCVGKNHTPVLELEWKNPKGHNSGFKIKAKTNAEVNVHLGEEKTCNETCVYRIESDLTYSTEYSVTIWTVGCGKSGMITTTCKTGVTVPPVVSDNEKVEVRPPSHNKVELILDPIFLNSSNGPILEYGVLVSQSENPTFKKDDLVNSYDDWQKHQDLNYLAVLKKNEIKMEEISIIVGEDSPLREAYRNGPLTPTKTYSFAIVTCTALQMKTDKHVDIHGSICSISGFYKTVYLKQDPLVITTAVGATCGILTVCLCIAIAVFIFLKRKASRRPASDIPINTIRAKTSVPLLVEEFDAHYKKQSANTKCGFAEEFEDLKLVGTAQSTATASALENKSKNRYSNVLPYEPSRVKLSILGSQFGDYINANYIPGANSRKEFIASQGPLPATVNDFWRMIWEKNIRTIVMLTRCNEQGQVKCEQYWPAESKHYNNIIVKTTSEITLDDWALRDFEVKNVKNAETHSVRHLHFTAWPDHGVPESTELLINFRHLVREHMDQYSLHSPTVVHCSGGVNRTGTFIAIDRIIFHIERERMVDVSGIVYDMRMHRPFMVKTKCHYVFLNQCALDVIRSKMGTNENLTYQNTEATHIYEAI from the exons AGCCACATCCCATCAGGAATTTGACTGCTGAGACTTTAAACACCACAGCAATAGAGCTAAAGTGGGACCGACCAGAGGACTACCAGAGCACTTACCGTTACCAAGTCCAGATCTCTGGATGCACATCGCCAAACCGTGATGCCTCAACAAGCGAGGAGAAGATCATCATATCCAGCCTGCCTCCAGGAACCAGCTGCAGATTCAGCATCTATGTTGAGGTTATGAATGGCACAAGGGGAGAGGAACTCAATATCTCCCGTTATACCA GGCCAGAGACTGTGCAGCCGGTCATCTCAGACCACACCAACAACTCCATCACAGTGAGTTGGAGTCGTCCTAATGGAAATGTGGAGTCGTTTGAGGTTCTCCTGAACAGCAGCAGTAACATCACCAGGAGCCCTCTGCTGAACTCAAGTGTCAACTCCTATGAGTTCAAAGACCTGTCAGCTGGGAAGATATACACAGCCACTGTCACAACAAAGAGTGGCCCCTTTAGTGAAGAGTCTGAAGTAAATACAACTGCTACCT ATCCCAATCCTCCGGGGGATATCACCATGAAGAATGCGACTACAAATTATATTTTTATTAAGTGGACTCCAGCCCTCTTGATGGACAACTCAGATGGTTTTAACTACACAGTGAACATCAGTAGTTCATCAGGGACTACAGACTATAGTACCAAAGCCTTAAATCAGACCCTGACAAACCTTAAATCAGGAACACCACATATCATCTGTGTGAGAACAACTGGACCACTTGGCCTTCAGAGTGAATCTGTTTGCAGTGCACATATCACTACAA AGCCATACCCCATCAGTAATTTGAGGGCTGAGCCTTTAAACACCACAGCAATGAAGCTTAAGTGGGACCAACCAGATGAATACAAGGACACTTACAA AGGATGTGGTTCATTCAGCTATGTATGGCTTACTGACCTCCAGAGTAATTCTGTTTGGATGTTTTATATTTCCTGTCACCTAGGGCCAGAGACTGTGCAACCGGTCATCTCAGACCACACCAACAACTCCATCACAGTGAGTTGGAGTCGTCCTAATGGAAATGTGGAGTCGTTTGAGGTTCTCCTGAACAGCAGCAGTAACATCACCAGGAGCCTTCCGCTGAACTCAAGTATCAACTCCTATGAGTTTAAAGACCTGTCAGCTGGGAAGATATACACAGCCACTGTCACAACAAATAGTGGGCCCTTTAGTCAAGAATCTGAAGTCACTACCAATGCAACGT ATCCTAACCCTCCAAGAGATATTTTTATCAAGAAAAAGACTACAAAATCCATTTTTGTTGAGTGGGCCCCTGCCTTCTTCATGGATGACTCAGATGGTTTTAACTACACCGTGATCATTAGTAGTTCATCAGGGACTGCAGACTATAGTACCAAAGCCTCATACCAGAACCTGACAAACCTTTCATCAGGAACACCACATGTCATCTGTTTGAGAACAACTGGACCACTTGGCCTCCAGAGTGAATCTGTTTGCAGTGAACATGTCACAACAA GACCTGAGAGTGTCAAATCTGTACAAGTTGATATTGTAAAAGAAACATACATGAGATGGAAATGGGCTCCTCCACCTGACTCTAAAGATGGATACTACTATCGAGTGAACTTGACAAATGAACTTGACAATATTAACCTCACCGATGTTAcaaatgacttgaaattggagtTCAAGCAGCTGATACCAGGAGCCCGTTACAACATCACTGTCACCACATTTACTTCTGATGGCACTGATGGATCACCGGTGAACAATTCCGCATGCACTG ATACTAGTGGACTCACAGAGGACCAACTTAAATGTGTTGGTAAAAACCATACACCTGTACTTGAATTGGAGTGGAAAAACCCTAAAGGACATAACTCTGGATTCAAAATCAAAGCCAAGACCAATGCTGAAGTCAATGTCCATCTTGGAGAAGAGAAAACTTGCAATGAAACATGTGTCTACCGCATAGAGAGTGATCTTACATACAGCACAGAATACAGTGTGACTATTTGGACAGTTGGATGTGGGAAATCGGGCATGATTACCACGACTTGCAAAACAGGAGTCACAG TACCACCTGTTGTGTCTGACAATGAAAAGGTAGAAGTTCGCCCACCTTCCCACAATAAAGTTGAGCTGATTCTTGATCCCATTTTCCTGAATTCTTCAAATGGACCTATTCTGGAATACGGTGTCCTGGTGTCgcaga GTGAAAACCCCACTTTCAAGAAAGATGATTTAGTTAACTCTTATGATGATTGGCAGAAACATCAGGATTTAAACTACCTTGCCGttttaaagaaaaatgaaattaaaatggaAGAGATCTCTATCATTGTGGGAGAAGACAGCCCTTTGCGGGAAGCATACAGAAATGGCCCTCTGACCCCTACTAAAACATACAG TTTTGCAATTGTCACCTGTACTGCCCTGCAGATGAAAACAGATAAACATGTGGACATTCATGGCTCCATTTGCTCCATATCCGGATTTTACAAGACTGTATATCTTAAACAAGACCCAC TGGTCATCACCACGGCTGTTGGAGCCACCTGTGGGATCTTGACCGTCTGTCTATGCATTGCTATAGCCGTCTTCATCTTCTTGAAGAG GAAAGCTTCAAGAAGACCTGCTTCTGACATTCCAATTAATACCATCAG AGCAAAAAC TAGTGTGCCTTTGCTGGTTGAGGAGTTTGACGCACACTACAAGAAGCAATCTGCCAACACCAAATGTGGCTTTGCAGAGGAGTTTGAG GATCTGAAGCTAGTTGGTACGGCCCAGTCTACAGCCACTGCCAGTGCATTGGAGAACAAATCAAAGAACCGGTACAGCAATGTACTGCCAT ATGAACCATCCAGGGTCAAGCTATCCATCCTTGGCAGCCAGTTTGGTGACTACATCAATGCAAACTACATTCCG GGGGCAAACTCCAGGAAGGAGTTCATCGCAAGCCAGGGTCCTCTGCCTGCCACAGTGAATGACTTCTGGAGGATGATCTGGGAGAAGAACATCAGGACTATAGTGATGCTGACCAGGTGCAACGAGCAGGGACAA gTGAAATGTGAACAGTACTGGCCGGCTGAGAGTAAGCACTACAACAACATCATCGTCAAGACAACTTCTGAAATCACTCTTGATGACTGGGCCCTGAGAGACTTTGAAGTCAAAAAT GTGAAGAACGCAGAAACTCATTCTGTGCGCCACCTCCACTTCACGGCCTGGCCTGATCACGGCGTCCCTGAGAGCACTGAGCTCCTGATCAACTTCCGTCACCTCGTGAGGGAGCACATGGACCAGTACTCCCTCCACTCCCCCACCGTGGTGCACTGCAG TGGTGGAGTGAATCGGACAGGAACCTTCATTGCCATCGATCGCATTATCTTCCATATTGAGCGTGAACGCATGGTGGATGTGTCTGGAATCGTCTATGACATGCGTATGCACCGGCCATTCATGGTAAAGACAAAG TGCCATTATGTGTTCCTGAACCAATGTGCTTTGGACGTCATAAGGTCAAAGATGGGCACCAATGAGAATCTGACCTACCAAAACACAGAAGCAACCCACATTTATGAAGCTATTTAG
- the LOC122131249 gene encoding receptor-type tyrosine-protein phosphatase H-like, with product MNLRQLLSRIGHWTLIYTCFSIKISKAQSDEPHPIRNLTAETLNTTAIELKWDRPEDYQSTYRYQVQISGCTSPNRDASTSEEKIIISSLPPGTSCRFSIYVEVMNGTRGEELNISRYTRPETVQPVISDHTNNSITVSWSRPNGNVESFEVLLNSSSNITRSPLLNSSVNSYEFKDLSAGKIYTATVTTKSGPFSEESEVNTTATYPNPPGDITMKNATTNYIFIKWTPALLMDNSDGFNYTVNISSSSGTTDYSTKALNQTLTNLKSGTPHIICVRTTGPLGLQSESVCSAHITTKPYPISNLRAEPLNTTAMKLKWDQPDEYKDTYKGCGSFSYVWLTDLQSNSVWMFYISCHLGPETVQPVISDHTNNSITVSWSRPNGNVESFEVLLNSSSNITRSLPLNSSINSYEFKDLSAGKIYTATVTTNSGPFSQESEVTTNATYPNPPRDIFIKKKTTKSIFVEWAPAFFMDDSDGFNYTVIISSSSGTADYSTKASYQNLTNLPSGTPHVICLRTTGPLGLQSESVCSEHVTTRPESVKSVQVDIVKETYMRWKWAPPPDSKDGYYYRVNLTNELDNINLTDVTNDLKLEFKQLIPGARYNITVTTFTSDGTDGSPVNNSACTDTSGLTEDQLKCVGKNHTPVLELEWKNPKGHNSGFKIKAKTNAEVNVHLGEEKTCNETCVYRIESDLTYSTEYSVTIWTVGCGKSGMITTTCKTGVTVPPVVSDNEKVEVRPPSHNKVELILDPIFLNSSNGPILEYGVLVSQSENPTFKKDDLVNSYDDWQKHQDLNYLAVLKKNEIKMEEISIIVGEDSPLREAYRNGPLTPTKTYSFAIVTCTALQMKTDKHVDIHGSICSISGFYKTVYLKQDPLVITTAVGATCGILTVCLCIAIAVFIFLK from the exons ATGAACTTACGGCAGCTCCTCTCACGCATCGGGCATTGGACCCTGATATACACCTGCTTCTCCATCAAG ATCTCAAAGGCCCAGAGTGATG AGCCACATCCCATCAGGAATTTGACTGCTGAGACTTTAAACACCACAGCAATAGAGCTAAAGTGGGACCGACCAGAGGACTACCAGAGCACTTACCGTTACCAAGTCCAGATCTCTGGATGCACATCGCCAAACCGTGATGCCTCAACAAGCGAGGAGAAGATCATCATATCCAGCCTGCCTCCAGGAACCAGCTGCAGATTCAGCATCTATGTTGAGGTTATGAATGGCACAAGGGGAGAGGAACTCAATATCTCCCGTTATACCA GGCCAGAGACTGTGCAGCCGGTCATCTCAGACCACACCAACAACTCCATCACAGTGAGTTGGAGTCGTCCTAATGGAAATGTGGAGTCGTTTGAGGTTCTCCTGAACAGCAGCAGTAACATCACCAGGAGCCCTCTGCTGAACTCAAGTGTCAACTCCTATGAGTTCAAAGACCTGTCAGCTGGGAAGATATACACAGCCACTGTCACAACAAAGAGTGGCCCCTTTAGTGAAGAATCTGAAGTAAATACAACTGCTACCT ATCCCAATCCTCCGGGGGATATCACCATGAAGAATGCGACTACAAATTATATTTTTATTAAGTGGACTCCAGCCCTCTTGATGGACAACTCAGATGGTTTTAACTACACAGTGAACATCAGTAGTTCATCAGGGACTACAGACTATAGTACCAAAGCCTTAAATCAGACCCTGACAAACCTTAAATCAGGAACACCACATATCATCTGTGTGAGAACAACTGGACCACTTGGCCTTCAGAGTGAATCTGTTTGCAGTGCACATATCACTACAA AGCCATACCCCATCAGTAATTTGAGGGCTGAGCCTTTAAACACCACAGCAATGAAGCTTAAGTGGGACCAACCAGATGAATACAAGGACACTTACAA AGGATGTGGTTCATTCAGCTATGTATGGCTTACTGACCTCCAGAGTAATTCTGTTTGGATGTTTTATATTTCCTGTCACCTAGGGCCAGAGACTGTGCAACCGGTCATCTCAGACCACACCAACAACTCCATCACAGTGAGTTGGAGTCGTCCTAATGGAAATGTGGAGTCGTTTGAGGTTCTCCTGAACAGCAGCAGTAACATCACCAGGAGCCTTCCGCTGAACTCAAGTATCAACTCCTATGAGTTTAAAGACCTGTCAGCTGGGAAGATATACACAGCCACTGTCACAACAAATAGTGGGCCCTTTAGTCAAGAATCTGAAGTCACTACCAATGCAACGT ATCCTAACCCTCCAAGAGATATTTTTATCAAGAAAAAGACTACAAAATCCATTTTTGTTGAGTGGGCCCCTGCCTTCTTCATGGATGACTCAGATGGTTTTAACTACACCGTGATCATTAGTAGTTCATCAGGGACTGCAGACTATAGTACCAAAGCCTCATACCAGAACCTGACAAACCTTCCATCAGGAACACCACATGTCATCTGTTTGAGAACAACTGGACCACTTGGCCTCCAGAGTGAATCTGTTTGCAGTGAACATGTCACAACAA GACCTGAGAGTGTCAAATCTGTACAAGTTGATATTGTAAAAGAAACATACATGAGATGGAAATGGGCTCCTCCACCTGACTCTAAAGATGGATACTACTATCGAGTGAACTTGACAAATGAACTTGACAATATTAACCTCACCGATGTTAcaaatgacttgaaattggagtTCAAGCAGCTGATACCAGGAGCCCGTTACAACATCACTGTCACCACATTTACTTCTGATGGCACTGATGGATCACCGGTGAACAATTCCGCATGCACTG ATACTAGTGGACTCACAGAGGACCAACTTAAATGTGTTGGTAAAAACCATACACCTGTACTTGAATTGGAGTGGAAAAACCCTAAAGGACACAACTCTGGATTCAAAATCAAAGCCAAGACCAATGCTGAAGTCAATGTCCATCTTGGAGAAGAGAAAACTTGCAATGAAACATGTGTCTACCGCATAGAGAGTGATCTTACATACAGCACAGAATACAGTGTGACTATTTGGACAGTTGGATGTGGGAAATCGGGCATGATTACCACGACTTGCAAAACAGGAGTCACAG TACCACCTGTTGTGTCTGACAATGAAAAGGTAGAAGTTCGCCCACCTTCCCACAATAAAGTTGAGCTGATTCTTGATCCCATTTTCCTGAATTCTTCAAATGGACCTATTCTGGAATACGGTGTCCTGGTGTCgcaga GTGAAAACCCCACTTTCAAGAAAGATGATTTAGTTAACTCTTATGATGATTGGCAGAAACATCAGGATTTAAACTACCTTGCCGttttaaagaaaaatgaaattaaaatggaAGAGATCTCTATCATTGTGGGAGAAGACAGCCCTTTGCGGGAAGCATACAGAAATGGCCCTCTGACCCCTACTAAAACATACAG TTTTGCAATTGTCACCTGTACTGCCCTGCAGATGAAAACAGATAAACATGTGGACATTCATGGCTCCATTTGCTCCATATCCGGATTTTACAAGACTGTATATCTTAAACAAGACCCAC TGGTCATCACCACGGCTGTTGGAGCCACCTGTGGGATCTTGACCGTCTGTCTATGCATTGCTATAGCCGTCTTCATCTTCTTGAAGAG